The proteins below are encoded in one region of Scophthalmus maximus strain ysfricsl-2021 chromosome 4, ASM2237912v1, whole genome shotgun sequence:
- the anp32a gene encoding acidic leucine-rich nuclear phosphoprotein 32 family member A, with amino-acid sequence MDMKKRIHLELRNRTPSDVKELVLDNCRSNEGKIEGLTDEFEELEFLSTINVGLTTVAHLPKLKKLKKLELSDNRISGGLEVLADKCPNLTHLNLSGNKIKDLSTIEPLKELGTLKSLDLFNCEVTNLNEYRDNVFKLLPQLTYLDGYDKDDKEAPDSDAEVYAECLDDDDDDEDDVDEEDYDEDAAPGEEEEEEGEEDEEENEEEDDDDLSGEEEEEEDVNDKEVDDEDEEEEERGQKRKRELDEEGEEDEDD; translated from the exons ATGGACATGAAGAAGAGGATTCACCTGGAGCTGCGGAACCGCACTCCGTCAGAT GTCAAAGAACTTGTGCTAGACAACTGTCGCTCGAACGAAGGCAAGATCGAGGGTCTAACAGACGAGTTTGAGGAGCTGGAGTTTCTAAGCACAATCAATGTCGGACTGACGACAGTCGCCCACTTGCCAAAGCTAAAGAAACTCAAAAAG CTGGAACTCAGTGACAACAGGATCTCAGGAGGGTTGGAAGTTCTGGCAGACAAGTGCCCCAACCTCACACATCTCAACCTCAGTGGCAACAAGATTAAAGACCTCAGCACGATAGAACCATTG AAAGAACTGGGGACCCTGAAGAGCCTTGATTTGTTTAACTGTGAAGTGACAAACTTGAACGAATACAGAGACAACGTGTTCAAGCTACTACCACAGCTCACGTACCTGGACGGGTACGACAAAGACGACAAAGAGGCACCGGATTCTGACGCCGAGGTTTACGCAGAGTGCTtggacgatgacgatgatgatgaagatg ATGTAGATGAGGAGGATTACGATGAAGATGCAGcgccaggagaggaggaggaggaagagggagaggaagatgaagaggagaacgAAGAAGAGGACGACGATGACCTCAGcggagag gaggaagaggaagaagatgtgAACGACAAAGAGGTtgacgatgaggatgaggagg aAGAAGAGCGAGGTCAGAAGAGGAAACGGGAACTGGatgaagaaggggaggaggacgaagacgatTGA